The region CTCGAAGGTATCGCCCAGCAGTTCAATCTTCGGCAAAAAATCCGGATTAAACGGCATGCCAAACCACCGCCAGTGGGGCACATAATCCTGCACGACCGATTGTGAAACAGTAGCCCTGCGGTTAGTCACTCCTTCGCCCGAAGCGCCCAGCTCTACATGATCCCAACCACCGCGCGTGTATTTATACTCCAGTGTATCAGGCAGATCAACGCCCTCCGGAAACTCATATACAAACTCGCCCGGCGCTACAGGCTGCATCTGAAAGCGATCCAGATCGGGAAACCAGTCACAAAAATTACCCGACACAAATACCGGTCGGTCATCTGTGATGTGCGTACGCAATTCTAGACGTAAGGAGAAAGCCATACGCTTAGAATCGGATACAGCCCCGTGTTGGTTCAGTACGCTCCGCGAAAGTTAGGGTACAGGAAAGTGGTCAGGCAAATGCCCAGGTATCGGCCAATCCTTTCACTACCGAAACGAGTTGGTTGTAATTGGCGGGCTTGGTCATAAACTGGTTGGCTCCCAGCGCCAGGCTTCGCTGCCGATCGATGTTATCGGACGAGGTAGAAAACATCACAACGGGCAAATGGGCGAACGTAGGGGTACTGCGGAGTTGCGTCAGGGTATCAAATCCGTTCTGCCGGTTCATGTTAATATCCAGCAAGATCAATTGAGGCAGGCGCTCACAACTGGCTAGCTCGGGCAGGAGTTGATCACCATCAGTCAGCGTAATTACGCTGACGGGGCGTTCGACATCTTCGAAAGCAGAGCTAATAAACAGGCGGTCGTCCTCATCATCGTCAACAACCCAAACGGCGGGAGCATCTGTATAGCTCGAACCCGAAGGCGAATGGAAAGCCATCGCAAAAAAGATTAAAGTAAAGCGTTGGATAGTTATGTTCGTTGAGTAGACGATACCGACTGATTACGGTATACGGACCACAGCTAAAAAAGCCATGGCTTTTGTGAAGGTTACCTTTTTTTACTTACGCTGGTAAATTCAAGACAATAACAGCTCAAATATAGTATTGTGGAAAATAAAACACTACAAAATAAACTTTTTAATTAACTAAATCTTGTCCGATTTTACCCAAAAACTATACTTTTAGCTAGGTGTGCGTCACCATGTATGTAAATAACGGCTGCTAAGGTAGCTTCTTATTTTAAATAATTCCAAATAGTAGCCTATAATTAGTCTAAATAACATACCTTTGTAGCCAGATTCTCCACTAGCTAATTAATACATGTTAAAGCCTCGTTTACTCACTCACGTTGTGCCGGTTTTATTCGTAGCCGCCAGTTTGTCGGCCTGCACCGATCAGGAAAACCCAACAACCGTTACGCCACAGCTTCGCAAGACAGTTGATTACGGGAAACTGACAGATACCACTACCTACGCTACATTTTTTGTGGATAACGATGGGGCCAAAACCGTCGATCTGACTACGGGTGCAACCCGCCTGCTAATGTTCCGGGCCATCAATACCTACAATGGTACGGCGGTAGGCACAGGGGCGACGCTGGATGCCAACGTGTTGAAGAATATGTTTTCAAACACTGGCAGCCCTTTTTCGGGTACAGCCAATGCAGGCCTGAATACCTCGGGAATCCAGCTTCGCAATGTAACGGCTTCGTCCTTATCGGCCACGGATGCTGAGAAAGAACGGGCAACGATCGAAGCGGGTTTCCCGAAAATTGCCACCGC is a window of Spirosoma linguale DSM 74 DNA encoding:
- a CDS encoding response regulator receiver protein (PFAM: response regulator receiver~SMART: response regulator receiver~KEGG: pat:Patl_0424 response regulator receiver protein), translating into MAFHSPSGSSYTDAPAVWVVDDDEDDRLFISSAFEDVERPVSVITLTDGDQLLPELASCERLPQLILLDINMNRQNGFDTLTQLRSTPTFAHLPVVMFSTSSDNIDRQRSLALGANQFMTKPANYNQLVSVVKGLADTWAFA